The region AGGAAGACTATGAATACGCCCCGCTGAAATCCTCGGTGGTGGCGATGCTCTACACCCGTGGCCGCGCCGACATGGCCGAGTTCGCCGCCGATACCGAGGCCGCCGCCGCACCGGGCCAGGCCTTCCGTTATTCCAGCGGCGACAGCAATATCTTGTCCGCAGCCCTCAAAGGCATGCTCGGCCACAAGGCCTATGTGAATTACCCGTGGGAGGCGCTGTTCAAGCCGCTGGGCATTCACAACGCTACCTGGGAAACCGATGCCGACGAGACCTTCGTCGCTTCGTCCTACGCCTACCTCACCGCCCGCGACCTGGCCCGCGTCGGCCTGCTGATGGTGCGCGACGGTCGCTGGGGTGAGCAGCAATTGCTGCCTAAAGAGTGGGTCGCCTTCAACCGCCAACCCTTCGACAAATACAAAGCCGGCCAGGACGAAGCCGTGCCCGGCGGCCAATGGTGGCTCAACCGCGAAGTGCAGGGCGCCGCCCGACCGTGGCCCGACGCCCCCGCCGACACTTTCGCCGCCCTGGGCCACTGGGGCCAGGCGTTGTTTGTGATGCCGGATGAACACCTGGTGATCGTGCGCTACGGCGATGACCGCGACGGCAGCTACCGCCATAACGAACTGCTCAAACGCGTGCTTGCGGCGGTGCAACCATGATCCGCCGTCACCCGTTTATCAGCGTTTTCCTGCTGCTGTTACTCGCCCTGCTGGGTTGGATCTGGCACGAGCGCGTCAACCTGCAAGCCTTCCCCGACATCATTGCGGCGTACACGGCCAAGGAGTATTGCTCGTGCCGGTATGTGGAGAACAATCCGGCAGCCTATTGCCTGGGGTATGTGAAGCAGTACGTGCCCGTCAGCCGCTTCATCGACACGCCGGAACGCAGTGAAGTGACGGCGAGTGGGTTGGGCCGCACGCACACGGCAAGGTGGCTGGGTGAGCGCCAGGGCTGTCGCCTGACCCCCTGAAACACCCAAATCTCCTGTGGGAGCTGGCTTGCCTGCGATGACGGCGGCACAGGCAACGGTGATGTTGACTGACTTGCCGCTATCGCAGGCAAGCCAGCGCCCACATTGGATTTGCGCCGTTTGTGATATTGCGCTTAAGGTTCGTCCAGGTTTTTTTCCCCATGAGTCTTTATGTTCAATGCCAAACCTCTGGCTTTCACGCTGCTGACCTGTGCAGCCCTGCCTGCCCACGCCGATTGGTACCTGGATAACGAATCCTCACGGCTGTCGTTTGTCACCACCAAAAATACTGAAATCGCTGAAGTGCATCGCTTCCTGGTGTTGCACGGCAAAGTCGACAGCCAGGGCGCAGCGCAATTGGAAGTGGAGCTGGAGTCGATCAACAGCGGCATCCCGCTGCGCGATGAGCGCATGCGCAATGAACTGTTCCAGATCAAGACCTTCCCCGAAGCGTTGATTCGCGCGCAAATCAACCTGCAACCCATCAATGACCTGGCCCCCGGCGCGCAGGTGGAATTGCGCCTGCCGCTGAGCGTCACCCTGCGTGGCAAGACCCAAACCTACAGCGCCGAGTTGTTGGCCACCCGCCTGGATGACCGCCGTTTCCAGGTGGTGACCCTGGAGCCGGTGGTGTTGCATGCCGAGGATTTCGAGCTGGCGCCGGGCGTGGCGGCGTTGCGTAAGGCGGCGGGGCTTAAGTCGATCAGTTTGTCGGTGCCGGTGGGTGCGGTACTGATCTTTACGGCGCGCTGAGATGAGCGGCGCAGTGTTTCCGTGGCGCAGCGCCAACCGGTTCGAGTTGCTGGTCGACGGGCCGAGTTTCTTCCCGCAGATGCTGGTGGACATTGCCCGCGCCGAGCAGCAAGTCGAGTTGGAGTTGTACCTGGTGGAAGCCGGCGCATGCGCCGAAGCCATGGTGCAGGCGTTGGTGCTGGCCGCCGAACGCGGCGTGCTCGTGCGTTGCCTGTTTGATGATTACGGCAGTTTGGCGTTTACGCTGGGGCTGCGCAAACGCCTGACCGATGCGGGCGTGGAGCTGCGGTTTTACAATCGCTTGAGCTGGCGGCGGTGGGTGCGCAACCTGTACCGCGACCATCGCAAACTGTTGCTGATCGACCAGAGCATCGCGCTGGTGGGGGGGACGGGTGTCACGGATGAGTTCTGGACGCCGGGGCAAGACACCGCCGAGTGGCATGAGGTGATGGTGCAAATCAGCGGCCCACTGGTGCTGGACTGGCAAGCACTGTTCGAACGCCAATGGCATGCCAATGTGGCGCGCCGCGCGTGGAAGCCCTCTACCCATTTTGGTTTGCCGCGCCTGCCCAAGGTGCCTGCGGCCGGGCCGGGTCTTGGCCGCGTGGCCTATGCCGACGCCCGCCAGCACCGCGATATTTTGCAGTCGCTGATTCGCGCATTGAACAGTAGCCAGCAACGCATCTGGCTGGCGACGCCGTATTTTTTGCCGACTTGGAGCGTGCGCCGTGCCTTGCGCCGTGCGGCCGGACGCGGCGTGGATGTGCGTTTGCTGCTCACCGGCCCACGCACCGATCACCCCTCCGTACGTTACGCCGGGCATCGTTATTACCCGCGTTTGCTGCGTGCGGGTGTGCAGATCTTTGAATACCAGCCGTGCTTTCTGCACCTCAAAATGGTGCTGGTAGATGATTGGGTGAGCATCGGCTCGTGCAATTTCGACCATTGGAATTTGCGCTTCAATCTGGAAGCCAACCTGGAGGCATTGGACCCTGAGTTGACGCTGGCCGTGGCGGGCAGTTTCGAGCGCGATTTTGCCCAGAGCCAGGCGGTGAGTCTGGAGGCGTGGAAGGCACGGCCGTTGTGGCGGCGCGTGAAGCAGCGGGTGTGGGGGTGGATTGATCGGTTGGTGGTGAATCTGTTGGATCGGCGGGGTTAACCCAGCCACTGAAGTCAAATGTGGGAGCTGGCTTGCCTGCGATAGCGATGGTGGATGTTCCACCGCTATCGCAGGCAAGCCAGCTCCCACACTGACCGCCTTTACAGTTTTAGATCAGAGCAGCTCGAATGTCTGCTGCTGCACATCCTGGGAGTCCAACCCGATCTGTACATTGAACTCGCCCGGTTCTGCGGCGAACTTGAGCTGGGTGTTGTAGAACTTCAAGTCTTCCTCGGTGATGGTGAAGTGCAATGTGCGTTCTTCACCGGCTTTGAGCATGACTTTCTGGAAGTTCTTCAGCTCTTTGATCGGGCGGATCATCGAGCCGGCCACGTCCTGGATATACAACTGCACCACGGTTTCGCCGTCGACCTTGCCGGTGTTTTTCAGCGTGACGCTGGCGTCGAGCTTGCCGGTTTTATTCAACGTGGTGGACGACAGCGCCATGTCCGACAAGCTGAACGTGGTGTAGCTCAGGCCATAACCAAACGGGAACAGGGGGCCGGTGACGTCATCGAAATACTGCGAGGTGTAGTTGCCCGGCTTGCCTGGGGTGAACGGCCGGCCGATGCTCAGGTGGTTGTAGTAGGTCGGAATCTGCCCCACCGAGCGTGGGAAGGTGATCGGCAGCTTGCCTGACGGGTTGTAGTCGCCGAACAGCACGTCGGCGATGGCGTTGCCGCCTTCGGTGCCGGCGAACCAGGTTTCCAGGATCGCGTCAGCCTGCTTGTTCTCATCGAGAATCGACAGTGGGCGGCCGTTCATCAATACCAACACCAAAGGCTTGCCGGTGGCTTTAAGGGCCTTGATCAGGTCACGTTGGCTTTGTGGGATGTTCAGGTCGGTACGGCTCGAGGATTCGTGGGACATGCCACGGGACTCGCCCACGGCAGCCACGACCACGTCGGCGTCCTTTGCGGCTTTCACCGCTTCGTCGATCATCACTTGCGAAGAGCGCGTGTCATCCACCACTTCCGGCGCATCGAAGTTGAGGAAGTTGAGGTAGTCGACCACCGCCTTGTCGTTGGTGATGTTGGCGCCACGGGCATAGATCACTTTGCCTTTCTCGCCGATCACGGCGTTCATGCCGTCCAGCAGGGTCACCGATTGTTCAGGCTTACCGGCAGCCGCCCAACTGCCCATCATGTCGATCGGTGCCTTGGCCAATGGCCCAACCAGGGCGATAGTTGCGGACTTTTTCAGCGGCAAAGTGTTGTTCTGGTTTTTCAGCAAGACCAGGCTGCGCCTCGCGATATCGCGGGCATCGCTGCGGTGCAGGCGGCTGTCGGCATAGGTGTCGGCCGGGTCATCCTCGGCCTTGCCGATACGCAGGTACGGGTCTTTGAACAGGCCCATGTCGTACTTGGCGCCGAGCACTTCACGCACGGCATTGTCGATGTCGCTTTGCTCGATCTCGCCGGACTTGAGCAGGCCGGGTAATTCCTTGCCGTACAGCGAGTCGTTCATGCTCATGTCGATGCCGGCCTTGATCGCCAGCTTGGCGGCTTCACGCCCGTCCTTGGCCACGCCGTGCTTGATCAGCTCGAAGATCGCGCCGTGGTCACTCACGGCCAGGCCTTTGAAGCCCCAGTCTTTGCGCAGCAGGTCGTTCATCAGCCAGGTGTTGGCCGTGGCGGGTACACCGTTGATCGAGTTCAACGCCACCATCACGCCGCCGGAACCGGCCTTGATCGCCGCGTGGTACGGCGGCAGGTAGTCCTGATACATCTTGACCGGGCTCATGTCGACCACGTTGTAGTCGCGACCGCCTTCCACCGCGCCGTACAGGGCGAAGTGCTTGACGCTGGCCATGATGCTGTCGGCATTGGCGGGGCTGGTGCCCTGGAAGGCCTTGACCATCACTTCGGCAATGCGCGAGACCAGATACGTGTCTTCGCCGAAGCCTTCGGACGTGCGGCCCCAGCGTGGGTCGCGGGAGATATCGACCATCGGCGCAAAGGTGATGTCGAGGCTGTCGGCGGCGGCTTCCTGGGCGGCGATACGCCCGGAGCGGCCGATGGCGTCCATGTCCCAGCTGGAGGCCAGGGCCAGGCTGATCGGGAAAATCGTGCGGTGGCCGTGGATCACGTCATAGGCGAAGAACATCGGGATCTTCAACCGGCTGCGCATGGCCGCGTCCTGCATCGGACGGTTTTCCGGGCGGGTGATCGAGTTGAAGGTGCCACCGATACGGCCGGCGGCGATTTCCTTGCGGATCAGCTCGCGGGGCATTTCAGGGCCGATGCTGATCAGGCGCAATTGGCCGATCTTTTCATCCAGGGTCATCTGCTTGAGCAGGTCGCTGACGAAGGCGTCCTTGTCTTTAAGCGCAGCAGGCTTTGTTTCTGCCCATACGGGGTGAGTGGCCAGAGTGGCAACAAGGCCGAGCAAACACAGCTTCTTCATGAATATCCTTTTTCGGCTCACTGCACAGCGATTACGCTGATCGGCCAAAATGTGGGGAGCGTCTATTGTTGTTCGGGTGTTGTTCAGATAAATACCGCACACTTCTGAACTCTACATCGCGCTGGGCATCTTTTAGCTGATTGGCTCAATGCATTCCAGTGGTGGTGGCGGATTATGCCCCAAGCGCGCGGTTTATAGGGTGAGTCGTCAAATTCCATCAAGTTTGGGCAGGAGAGACACCATGCAAGTAGCACAACATTACCGCTGGGGCTTCAAGGCCGCGGCTCTGCTACTGATCAGCAGCGTGCTGAGCGGTTGTGGCATCAATACGATTCCGACCCTGGATGAACAGGCCAAAGCCGCCTGGGGCCAGGTGCAGAACCAATACCAACGCCGTGCTGACCTGATCCCCAACCTGGTGGAAGTGGTCAAGGGCTACGCCGCCCATGAACAAGACACCCTCACCGCCGTGATTGAGGCGCGGGCCAAGGCCACCTCGATCCAGGTGGACGCCAGTACCCTCGACAACCCGGAAAAACTCAAGCAATTCCAGCAAGCCCAGGATGGCCTGAGCGGTGCCCTCAGCCGTTTGATGGTGGTGTCCGAGCGTTACCCGGACCTGAAGGCCAACCAGAACTTCCTGGCGCTGCAATCCCAGCTTGAAGGCACGGAAAACCGTATTGCCGTGGCCCGTCGCGACTTCATCCAGGCAGTGCAGGCTTACAACACCGAGATCCGCACCTTCCCGGGTCGCCTGTGGCACAGCGTGATGTACAGCGACTTGCCGATCCGCGCCACGTTTGAAGCCACCAGTGCCGACGCCGATAAAGCGCCGCAAGTGAAGTTCAAATAAGGCTTCTCTGAGGTGTCGATGCGTTTATTACGGATAGGCTTGGCGCTGTGGTTGCTGGCGTGCGTCGGTGTGGCCCAGGCGGCGCTGACCTTTCCGGCGTTGACCGGGCGGGTGGTGGACGCCGCGCAGATGATCGACCCGGCAACGCGCGCGCAGATTACCCAGCAGTTGCAGGCGCTGGAACAAACGTCCGGCGACCAGATCGTGGTGGTCACCGTCCCCGACCTGCAAGGCGTGCCGATTGAAGACTACGGTTACCAGTTGGGTCGCCAATGGGGCATCGGCCAGAAGGGCAAGGACAACGGCGCACTGTTGATCGTCGCGCGTGATGAGCACAAATTGCGCATCGAAGTCGGTTACGGCCTTGAAGGCGTGCTGACCGATGCGCAGTCATGGGTGATCATCAACCAGGTGATTGCGCCCAAGTTCAAGGCCGGTAATTACAGCCAGGGCATCAGCGACGGCGTGGCGGCAATAGTGCAAGTGGTGGGCGGTGAGCCGCTGGCGGTGCCGGCCCATGTGGCGGATGCGAATTTCGCCAAGGATAATCCCGGGTTTTCCATCGGCTTGTTTATCCTGCTGATCGGCGTGTTATGGCTGTGCAATCGCTTGGGCCTGCCGGTTGGCGCTATCTTGCTGGCGATCCTCAGCAGCAGTGGGCGCGGCGGCGGTGGCGGTGGCGGCGGTGGTGGCTTCCGAGGCGGCGGCGGTGGTTTCGGCGGCGGCGGTGCCTCAGGTGGCTGGTAATGAACGTGCGGCGGGTAATGACAATAACTAGAAAAGAGCATCTACAACCATGGCATTACTGACTGAACACGAGCAGCGCCAGGTCGCCGAAGCGATCGCCCGGGTTGAAAAAACCACCGACGCCGAACTGGTCACCGTGCTGGCGGCCCGCGCCGACGATTACGCTTACATCCCGCTGCTATGGGCCAGCCTGATTGCGTTGGTGGTGCCTGGCGTGGTGCATTACTTGTCGGGCTACCTGACCATGTACACCTTGCTGTTGGCGCAGTGGGCGACGTTTATTGTGCTGTGCCTGGTGTTTCGCCTGCCCAAGGTCACCACCCGCTTGATCCCGCGTTCGGTACGCCATTGGCGCGCGTCAAACCTGGCACGCCGGCAGTTTCTGGAGCAGAACCTGCACCACACGCTGGGCGGCACCGGCGTGCTGATTTTTGTCTGCGAGGCGGAGCGGTATGTGGAAATCCTGGTGGACGAGGGCATTTCCAAACACCTGGATAACAGCAGTTGGGATGGCATCGTCAAGGCGTTTACCCAGCAGGTAAAACAGGGGCAAACGCTCGCCGGGTTTATTGCGTGTATTGAAGCCTGTGGCGAGTTGCTCAAGGTGCATGTGCCGGTGACGCAGACGCGTAACGAATTACCGAACCGGCTGATCGTGCTCGAATAACCCAAACTCCCCTGAGCCTATTTGGGCGCTGCTTTTCTGTGGGAGCCGGGCTTGCCCGCGATGGCCTCACCTCGGTTTGCCTGATGGACCGCGGTGCCAGCATCGCAGGCAAGCCAGCTCCCACACAAAGCAGCTCTCACATTTGATTTGCGGCGGCTGAGTGACCGTTGATCAAATAACCCCGTGCCCTCAACGCCTATCCCCCCTAAAATGCCCGGCATTCCCAGCCCGAGGCGTTTTTGTTCATGTCCGTCACTGCTCAACCTGCCAGCCCTGCGCCGGATCATCACGCCCAGTTCATCGAACTGCTGAGCGCAAGCCTCGCGCAGCATGCATTTATCAAGCTGGTACTGGCCAAGTACGTCGGTGAAGAGGCCGAGTTGCAGCGGCTGATCATCAAGCCAGTGACGGTCAAGGAGCAGCCGTGCCTGTCCTTCGTCTACCGCTACAAGACGCGCGACATCACCAAGAACTTCCCGCTGGCGGACGGCGTGGCAGCGATTGCCGAGCTGCTGCCGGCGTCGTTCAAGAACGCGCACTTGCTCTCGCTGACGGATGAAGCCCAGTTGGAGTACAGCAAGAAGAACAAAAGCTCGCTGTTCAAAAGCAAGCCGCAGCAACTGCGTGAGGCGCCGTCCGCGGAGCATAACCGCGAGAAAAATCGCTTCCTGGACCTGACGCGGCCGTTCCTCGCTGACCTGGGCGTAACCGACGCCAGGCAGGCGCTGATCCCATCGATGTCGCGCAAGTGGAAACAAATCAATAAATTCATCGAAGTGTTCAGCCATGCGCTGACTTCGTCACCGTTGAAACTGGACCGGCCGGTGCGTGTTGCTGACTTTGGTTCGGGCAAGGGCTACCTGACCTTCGCCATTCACGATTACCTGCGCAACACCCTCAAGGCCGAGGGCGAGGTGACAGGTGTTGAGCTGCGCGAAGACATGGTGACCCTGTGCAACGCCGCCGCCGCGCGCCTGGAACACCCGGGGCTGGTGTTCAAATGCGGTGATGTGCGCAGCGTCGCGCCGAGCGAACTGGACGTGATGATCGCCCTGCATGCCTGCGACATCGCCACCGATTACGCGATCCACACCGGCATTCGCTCCGGCGCCTCGATCATCATGTGCTCGCCGTGCTGCCACAAACAGATTCGTCTGCAAATCCAGAGCCCGGTGCTGCTCAAGCCGATGCTGCAATACGGCCTGCACCTGGGCCAACAGGCGGAAATGGTCACCGACAGCCTGCGGGCGTTGTACCTTGAAGCCTGCGGTTATGAGACCAAGGTGTTCGAGTTCATCTCGTTGGAACACACCAACAAGAACAAGATGATCCTGGCGGTCAAACGCGCCGAGCCGTTGGACAACGCGCAGTTGCTGAAAAAAATCCGGGAGCTGAAGGCGTTCTACCAGATCAGCGAACACTGCCTGGAAACCTTGCTGCGCGCGGATGGTTATTTGAGCTGAGAGCGCTGCAAATCAAATGTGGGAGGGTGGGCTTGTGTGGGAGCCGGGCTTGCCCGCGATGGCATCGCCTCGGTTTTCTGACGGACCGAGTTGCCTGCATCGCAGGCAAGCCAGCTCCCACACAAGCCAGCTCCCACACAGGCCTGCTTTCACATTAAATAGCGTTCGGCTTGGGAAGGGGCGCAGCCTGCACCGCCGTCTTGCGTCCCAGCATCACTGTCACGATCACACCACAGGCAAACAGCCAGGTAATCGGCTCGATGTGTTCACCAAAGAACAACGCCGAAAACGCGATGGTGAAGAAAATCTGCAACAGCTGAATTTGACTGACCCGTGCAATGCCGCCCATGGCCAGCCCGGCGTACCAGGCAAAAAATCCCAGGAACTGCGAGAACAGCGACACATAGCCAAACGCCCACCAGGTGCGCATGGAAATCGCCCCTTGATGCTGCGCCGCCAGGTACCACACCGGGCCGATCAACACCGGCGTCGACAGCACCAGCGCCCAGCAGATCACCTGCCAGCCGCCCATCTCTTTGGCCAGCCGGCCACCTTCGGCATAACCCAGGCCGCCCACGGCAATGGCGCCGAGCATCAACAAATCACCCGCCTGGATACTGCCGGCGCCGGTGATCAACGCGTAACTCAACACCAACGCACTGCCCAACGCCGCACAGGCCCAGAAGGCTTTCGACGGCCGCTCGTGGGACAGCCACGCCGCGTACAGCGCCACGCACAGGGGTTGCAGGCCGTTGACCAGCGCGCCATGGGACGCCGGCAAGGTTTGCATGGCCCAGGCCGACAGCACCGGGAAACCGAGAATCACGCCGGCGATGACCAGGCACAACCCGCGTACCTGGCGCCAGGTCGGCCAGCGCTCACGGCGCCACAGCAACAGCGCCGCTGCCGGAACCGCTGCGAACAACGCGCGACCCAGGCCGTTGAGCAACGGGTGGATTTCCTGCACCACGATGCGGGTGAAGGGCAGGGTCAGGCTGAAGATGATGACGCCCAGCAGGCCGAGGGCCATGCCGGTGTTTTCGCGCGAGCTCATGATGGGGACCGAAATCTGCAGGGCTTCAAGGGAAGCCCATCTAGCCACAACCCCTGCCGGTAGCGGGCCTACAGCTGGGTGCGGATTTATCCGTACAGTTTCAATCGCTCTGTTGGCAGTGCCGCCGCCTTCGCCGCCTCGCTGGGGCTCGACAGTTCCCACAGTAGATCGCCAGCGAATGGAGAACCAATGTGGGAGCTGTCGAGCTTCAGCGAGTCTGCGAAGGGATCGCCTCGGTTGTGCTGACCGACCGAGAAATCTGCATCGCCGGCTGCACCCCTAACCTCAGAAGAACCGCGTGACGCTGATCTTCGCATCTCGGCCTTTGATGTAGGCGCGGTCGCCGCTCAAGGCCGGGCGGAAGTTGTTGTTGAACAGGTTGTCCACGGTGAAGTTGACCTCGGTACCTTTGAGGTAAGCCTGTTGCGGTTTCCATTTGGCGAACAGGCCTTGGGTGTTGTAGGCCTTGTTGCCGTATTGGTCGTAGAACAGGTCGCCCAAACTGCTGCCGGGGCCGCCGGAATATTTGTTACTCGGCAAGCGATCGGTCGCGCCGATGAACTGGCCCATCCAGCCCACTTGGGCATCCCAGGCTGGAATGTGAGTGCCCAGTACCAGCACCCATTTGGTCGGTGGAATATCACGTGCCGGCACGTCCGGGCCCCATGGGTTGGTGTAGGCGCCTTCATGTTCACCTTTGGCGTAGGCGAACGACACCGAACCGAACAGGTAGGTGGAGTTGTAGAACGATTCGAGCTCAAAGCCCTTGATGGTCAGGCCGCCGATGTTGCGGTAGTTGGGCATCGCCCCCGATGGGCAGGCGCTGGAAATGGTGCCGCCATTGATGGCCTGGTTCTGGCAGCCGACGCCGGTGGCCTTGAAGATTTCGTCTTCGACTTTGTTGTGGAACACGGTGGTGCGCACTTGCAGGTTGTCGTCCTGGGCAAGCACGTTATCGTAGCTGACGACACTGCCCACGGTGATCGACGTGATGCGCTCGGGGTCGAGGTCAACGCTGGTGGCCGTGCGGCTGCCCAGGCCTTGCACTTCGTACTGTTCGTCGATGACCGGTGCGCGCCAGGTTTTGCTCCAGTTGGCGAACAGCCCAAAGTGCGGGGTGACGTTCCAGAACAGCGCCAGGCGCGGTGACCAGCCGGTGTAGGTGCGGTCGCTGTAATCGTGGCCGAAGGACGGATCGGGGTTGTTGTAGTACGGCGCATCGTTGCCTTCGCCGCGGTTGCGCACGTGGTCGTAGCGCAGGGACGGGGTGATGGTCACATCGCCGACGGTCACCGCATCCTGGACAAAGAAGCTGTGGGTATCGACCTTGCCGTGGGGCATGAAACCCGGCTGGAAATGCCCATAGTTATAGCGCGCGGTGTTGTACGTGGCACCAGGCATCCACATCTCGGTTTCGCGGATGTGCCTGCGAATCTGCCCGCCGACGGTCACCGCAT is a window of Pseudomonas antarctica DNA encoding:
- a CDS encoding serine hydrolase domain-containing protein yields the protein MVRGLLCVALLLATVTARAETWPDKDWAKGTPLDGPAVEALNAYAFPTRDDATRQGIRTDALLVIRDGVIIYERYAAPTTASTPHLTWSISKSLMATVLGVAYGENRFKFTDPAARFYPPMKQHPKVTLADLLHWASGLDWQEDYEYAPLKSSVVAMLYTRGRADMAEFAADTEAAAAPGQAFRYSSGDSNILSAALKGMLGHKAYVNYPWEALFKPLGIHNATWETDADETFVASSYAYLTARDLARVGLLMVRDGRWGEQQLLPKEWVAFNRQPFDKYKAGQDEAVPGGQWWLNREVQGAARPWPDAPADTFAALGHWGQALFVMPDEHLVIVRYGDDRDGSYRHNELLKRVLAAVQP
- a CDS encoding YceI family protein; translated protein: MFNAKPLAFTLLTCAALPAHADWYLDNESSRLSFVTTKNTEIAEVHRFLVLHGKVDSQGAAQLEVELESINSGIPLRDERMRNELFQIKTFPEALIRAQINLQPINDLAPGAQVELRLPLSVTLRGKTQTYSAELLATRLDDRRFQVVTLEPVVLHAEDFELAPGVAALRKAAGLKSISLSVPVGAVLIFTAR
- a CDS encoding phospholipase D-like domain-containing protein, which codes for MSGAVFPWRSANRFELLVDGPSFFPQMLVDIARAEQQVELELYLVEAGACAEAMVQALVLAAERGVLVRCLFDDYGSLAFTLGLRKRLTDAGVELRFYNRLSWRRWVRNLYRDHRKLLLIDQSIALVGGTGVTDEFWTPGQDTAEWHEVMVQISGPLVLDWQALFERQWHANVARRAWKPSTHFGLPRLPKVPAAGPGLGRVAYADARQHRDILQSLIRALNSSQQRIWLATPYFLPTWSVRRALRRAAGRGVDVRLLLTGPRTDHPSVRYAGHRYYPRLLRAGVQIFEYQPCFLHLKMVLVDDWVSIGSCNFDHWNLRFNLEANLEALDPELTLAVAGSFERDFAQSQAVSLEAWKARPLWRRVKQRVWGWIDRLVVNLLDRRG
- the bglX gene encoding beta-glucosidase BglX is translated as MKKLCLLGLVATLATHPVWAETKPAALKDKDAFVSDLLKQMTLDEKIGQLRLISIGPEMPRELIRKEIAAGRIGGTFNSITRPENRPMQDAAMRSRLKIPMFFAYDVIHGHRTIFPISLALASSWDMDAIGRSGRIAAQEAAADSLDITFAPMVDISRDPRWGRTSEGFGEDTYLVSRIAEVMVKAFQGTSPANADSIMASVKHFALYGAVEGGRDYNVVDMSPVKMYQDYLPPYHAAIKAGSGGVMVALNSINGVPATANTWLMNDLLRKDWGFKGLAVSDHGAIFELIKHGVAKDGREAAKLAIKAGIDMSMNDSLYGKELPGLLKSGEIEQSDIDNAVREVLGAKYDMGLFKDPYLRIGKAEDDPADTYADSRLHRSDARDIARRSLVLLKNQNNTLPLKKSATIALVGPLAKAPIDMMGSWAAAGKPEQSVTLLDGMNAVIGEKGKVIYARGANITNDKAVVDYLNFLNFDAPEVVDDTRSSQVMIDEAVKAAKDADVVVAAVGESRGMSHESSSRTDLNIPQSQRDLIKALKATGKPLVLVLMNGRPLSILDENKQADAILETWFAGTEGGNAIADVLFGDYNPSGKLPITFPRSVGQIPTYYNHLSIGRPFTPGKPGNYTSQYFDDVTGPLFPFGYGLSYTTFSLSDMALSSTTLNKTGKLDASVTLKNTGKVDGETVVQLYIQDVAGSMIRPIKELKNFQKVMLKAGEERTLHFTITEEDLKFYNTQLKFAAEPGEFNVQIGLDSQDVQQQTFELL
- a CDS encoding LemA family protein → MQVAQHYRWGFKAAALLLISSVLSGCGINTIPTLDEQAKAAWGQVQNQYQRRADLIPNLVEVVKGYAAHEQDTLTAVIEARAKATSIQVDASTLDNPEKLKQFQQAQDGLSGALSRLMVVSERYPDLKANQNFLALQSQLEGTENRIAVARRDFIQAVQAYNTEIRTFPGRLWHSVMYSDLPIRATFEATSADADKAPQVKFK
- a CDS encoding TPM domain-containing protein; protein product: MRLLRIGLALWLLACVGVAQAALTFPALTGRVVDAAQMIDPATRAQITQQLQALEQTSGDQIVVVTVPDLQGVPIEDYGYQLGRQWGIGQKGKDNGALLIVARDEHKLRIEVGYGLEGVLTDAQSWVIINQVIAPKFKAGNYSQGISDGVAAIVQVVGGEPLAVPAHVADANFAKDNPGFSIGLFILLIGVLWLCNRLGLPVGAILLAILSSSGRGGGGGGGGGGFRGGGGGFGGGGASGGW
- a CDS encoding TPM domain-containing protein — translated: MALLTEHEQRQVAEAIARVEKTTDAELVTVLAARADDYAYIPLLWASLIALVVPGVVHYLSGYLTMYTLLLAQWATFIVLCLVFRLPKVTTRLIPRSVRHWRASNLARRQFLEQNLHHTLGGTGVLIFVCEAERYVEILVDEGISKHLDNSSWDGIVKAFTQQVKQGQTLAGFIACIEACGELLKVHVPVTQTRNELPNRLIVLE
- a CDS encoding class I SAM-dependent methyltransferase, producing MSVTAQPASPAPDHHAQFIELLSASLAQHAFIKLVLAKYVGEEAELQRLIIKPVTVKEQPCLSFVYRYKTRDITKNFPLADGVAAIAELLPASFKNAHLLSLTDEAQLEYSKKNKSSLFKSKPQQLREAPSAEHNREKNRFLDLTRPFLADLGVTDARQALIPSMSRKWKQINKFIEVFSHALTSSPLKLDRPVRVADFGSGKGYLTFAIHDYLRNTLKAEGEVTGVELREDMVTLCNAAAARLEHPGLVFKCGDVRSVAPSELDVMIALHACDIATDYAIHTGIRSGASIIMCSPCCHKQIRLQIQSPVLLKPMLQYGLHLGQQAEMVTDSLRALYLEACGYETKVFEFISLEHTNKNKMILAVKRAEPLDNAQLLKKIRELKAFYQISEHCLETLLRADGYLS
- a CDS encoding DMT family transporter; this translates as MSSRENTGMALGLLGVIIFSLTLPFTRIVVQEIHPLLNGLGRALFAAVPAAALLLWRRERWPTWRQVRGLCLVIAGVILGFPVLSAWAMQTLPASHGALVNGLQPLCVALYAAWLSHERPSKAFWACAALGSALVLSYALITGAGSIQAGDLLMLGAIAVGGLGYAEGGRLAKEMGGWQVICWALVLSTPVLIGPVWYLAAQHQGAISMRTWWAFGYVSLFSQFLGFFAWYAGLAMGGIARVSQIQLLQIFFTIAFSALFFGEHIEPITWLFACGVIVTVMLGRKTAVQAAPLPKPNAI